tgTACTTTTGCACATTTAGGGGTGTGCTTGGTCGAGGACGGTTGCTTTAGGAGTTGGGGTTTAATTCCTTAAAATCCTATAAACTTATACAATTCATCCCCGCTTAGTGTAGTTAATACCAATTCTCTGCATTCTCGTTTTGAATACAAATCCCACCACTAAACtttcattgatttttttttccttttacaaTGATTGTCATTTTAGCTTAGGAGTAGATTCAAGTCAGCTAGCAAAGCAGGCACTTACCCGAGTCCAAGGGGAGCTTGCAAAGGATGGAAGAGAGCCTGTCGGATTATCTTCTTTTAAAGTGCGTGAGAAATTTACTCCTGGAGGTGGGAAGTCTGCAATTGTCAAATACTCGAATAAAAATAAAGGTCTGGTTTGACATCACTTTATTGAACTAATAGCTAGTACTATTCTTGATAGCACAGATGTAGAAAGGATGAACTTGCTCTTATTGTTATTTCAGAGAAGAGTGCACTGGCTCTATTTTGTCTAGACTTGACCATGCGAGCCAGTGGAGGATTGATTGATCCTGTTATTGGTCGCAAGGATGAGATTGAAAGAGTAGTTCAGATTATATGCCGCCGCACGAAAAACAATCCAATTCTTTTGGGCGAAGCAGGTGTTGGTAAGACTGCCATTGCTGAGGGTTTGGCCCATAAAATTGCCAATGGAGATGTTCCTATTTTCCTCGTGGTAAGTTTTAGCTACAAGAGATGGATACAATCATGTTGGTTGCATAATTTTGCTTGCTCGATTGTACTTAATACCTGATAATTACCATTCATTGACATGGTTATGTAGGGAAAGCGTATATTATCATTGGATGTTGCTCTACTAATGGCTGGTGCTAAAGAGAGGGGTGAACTGGAAGCCAGAGTTACTAGTTTAATACGTGAAGTGCGCAAAGCAGGTTATCTGACATTCTGACTTGATGCATTACAAGATCCAAAACTTCCGTTCTTGGTCTTCAATCTTCAAAGAGCTCCAAAGTTTCATGCAGGTGATGTTATACTGTTCATTGATGAAGTCCATACTCTTATTGGGTCTGGGATTGCTGGAAGAGGAAGCAAAGGAGCTGGTCTTGATATTGCGAATTTGCTGAAGCCTGCACTGGCTAGAGGAGAATTGCAGGTATATGTCATGAAAAGGCATCCCTCAATCCATGTTGCCCATTTTGTTTCTCAAAACTACTTGATTCTTTTCTGGATTAGCAGCAATTGGTGCCTGGGTTTGCATCATTTTACCTACTGTCTAGGTGAATATCTATTTATCTAGTGGTGTGGAATGGCTAATTTAGTGCAGtttccaaacagaaaataatagataaatataattCAATAGGTAATCCCttaaaaataaagttaaatatGCCATACATGTGTTCCATTATTTGTATCATTGAAGTATTATGAATACCACTCTACCTGCAACCTGTTGACATACAACAATACTTATGCACATCCTATCTATATTCAATTCTTTTTGTTAAAATAAGTTGCAATATATCCAAGTAACACTTGGTGCTAGGGCTTCAGTATTTAACTGACCCTTTCAGTACTGCTACACACACTCTTGATGTCCTTCCATGTGCACTTGAGGGatattcctttgaagaaggaTGTCTAGTCTCTAAAATGTTCATTAATATCATGGACATGATCTGTATGGACAACACCCGCTGTGAAGTATAATGGATTATTTTTGGTCATCTGCAATTGAGTGCAAAGTGTTCTCTACTATAAAAGGAACCAAGTTTATTTGTCCTTTCCctattgtgatgtatttttttcgCAGTGTATTGCATCTACAACTCTGGATGAACACCGATTGCATTTTGATAAGGATAAGGCTTTGGCTCGCCGATTTCAGCCTGTTTTGGTGAATGAGCCTAGCCAGGTAATACAAATTTCAATTTCAGAAATCACTTGTCTCTTAGGGTTACCTTTCACTTAATCATTATCTCAATCTCTTGAACTCTCTGCTCTTGGGGATACCTTTCACTTGATCATTATTTCAAATCTCTTGAACTCTCTGCTCTTGGGGTTACCTTCCACTTGATCATTATTTCAATTCTCTTGAACTCTCTGCAGGAGGATGCTGTGAAGATATTACTTGGTCTGCGTGAGAAGTATGAGACCTATCACAAATGCAAATACACTTTGGAAAGCATCAATGCAGCAGTTTATTTGTCAGCAAGATATATTGCTGACAGACATCTTCCCGATAAGGCCATTGATCTAATTGATGAAGCTGGCAGTAGAGCTAGGATGGAATCATTTAAAAGGAAGAAGGAGGAACAATGCTCTATTCTCTCAAAATCACCAGATGAGTACTGGCAAGAGATTAGAGCTGTCCAGAACATGCATGAAGTGGTAATAGAAGATTAACAATACTCAATATGCTGTtgcaaagattttttttttgttgatatgCTGATAGATTTTCAATGAATTAATATTTCATTGCCCACCACTTTTCAGGCACTGACTAACAAGGTAAAATATTCTCTAAATCAGAATGACCAAGAGGATGCTGTTGATATTGAACTCGTGGGTGAGGACAAAACAAGTCCAGCATCTATGCTATCAACTTCAACTGATAAGTAGGTTCTCTTTTCTCATCCAGACTAAACTCCCCATTCTGCAATCTAAGCACATAATATTTACAATACATTTACAATGCAGACCATCTCTGGTTGGATCAGAGGAAATTGCAAGAGTCACATCATTGTGGTCAGGCATACCAGTTCAGCAGTTGACTGCAGATGAAAGAAAGCTTCTAGTAGGACTGGATGATGAACTCAGGAAACGTGTCATAGGTCAAGACGATGCTGTTCTAGCCATATCTAAAGCTGTGAAGAGATCGCGTGTTGGCCTCAATGACCCTGACAGACCTATTGCTACACTAATTTTCTGTGGCCCAACAGGTGTTGGAAAAACTGAGCTCACGAAAGCTCTAGCAGCAAGTTATTTTGGATCTGTGGGTCACTCTTTGCTGGTTATATCCTTCTAATACTATTGAGTTCACAACATATTTCGTTGTTTTGAAAATGTTGCTTCTTTCATTTCACAGGAATCAGCTACTGTTAGGTTAGATATGAGTGAGTATATGGAGCGGcatgctgtgagcaagttgataGGCTCTCCTCCAGGATACATGGGATTTGGTGAAGGTGGTACTTTGACTGAAGCAGTCAGGAGAAAACCATTCACTGTGGTGTTGCTTGATGAAATAGAGAAAGCTCATCCTGATATTTTCAATATTCTTCTTCAAATATTCGAAGACGGTCATTTGACTGATTCACAGGTACTAGATATGAGATTTGTGATCTCATATCTGCAAATTATGCTGCATACCTCATGCCTTGTCTATGAAATCGAGCATTTTGAATACTCAATAATATGATTGTCATGCCTCATCATCTTTATGCTAACTCTCAAATGTGAATTGCAGGGCCGGAGGGTTTCCTTCAAGAATACATTAATTGTGATGACATCAAATGTTGGTTCCACATCAATTTCTAATGGAAAGAGGAGCATAGGTTTCCAGACACAAACTGATACTGAAGAAAAGTCATATGCTGCAATGAAATCTTTGGTAATGGAAGAACTGAAGGCATTTTTCCGTCCCGAATTGCTCAATAGAATTGATGAAGTGGTTGTGTTCCACCCTCTTGAGAAAACTCAGGCATGTTGCTTTTATAGATACTGCACTTGCATATTGCCTTGTACTTTTGTTAATACTGTGAGTTTAGAAATGCTACCACTCCATAAcgaaaacaaacaaaatattcATCTTGTTGCGATACCTTTTGCTCACATAGAGTAGAATCGCCCTTATATCCGTTCCTTCTGTTCCCTTGTAGCACGTTGTGCTATAAATTTCTACATGTTCAGGCAACCAACGCAAATGCCTGATGTAAGCCACTGACACTTGCCTGACAATTTGCAGATGCTGGCTATTCTCAATATAATGCTGCAAGAGGTGAAGGGTAGGATTTTAGCCCTTGGGATTGGCCTAGAGGTGTCTGATTCCATGAAGGACCTGATTTCTCAGCATGGGTACGACAAGAGCTACGGTGCACGGCCACTAAGAAGAGCCGTCACTCAGCTGGTTGAGGATGTTATCAGCGAAGCAATTCTGTCTGGTCAGTTCAAGCCTGGTGACACCATAATGGTGGACACTGATGCCACGGGGAAACCTTGCTTGAGCCGACTGAATGATCAGACCGTCCAATTATCCGATCCGACACCAACACTTTGAAGGTTCAAACACCCTATGTATATTCGTGATTTACTCATTTATTCTTCCACACCGATAAGCAAGCTTCTTGTGCATGCATAGGTTCCATAGTTCATGTACATAGCCTCCACATGCTGGAATTTCTCCATGCATATAATGTAAATTTGAATCTAACATCAACTGTACATATCATTGAATTTCAAAAGGTACTTGAACCATTTACATGATTAGATGGTCCAATACGCATCCATTTGCTGCTGTGTCCATCTAGTTGATTTACGCATCACTGGAAGTGGACTTGGGTTCTGAAGGTTTTCAACCTTCACATTACCTGGGAACTGCATTACTCCATTCAGTCTACAGTAATACGAAAAGACCATCTTGGCCAAGCAGCTTTAGTTCTCTTAAAGAACTTACCTCTGAAGAAATTGCAAGATACACTCCACACACCGGGATAACTTGGAAAAGGCCCAATAGATTATTAACTTATAACATACACAACTTATGGAAAGTGTTCTATCTTGACTTGCCCAATTGGAAATATCAACCACTCAGCATAAGATTCAACCGTTCAAGACTAAAAACAGGAAGCTAgtaattcgagggtaacttcaGTGCATATCATCCATCTAAATTTATCATAGTTTGATGACTACAAAAACGTCTATGAGCTATCTTTTCCAATCACACTTCTGCCTAAAGAGCTCATCCTTGAAATAGCTAGATTGTACTTCCAAGAACACGATTTTATGCAACTTGAGGAAAAGCTGGTGCCAACAGGCTGTGGCAATCGATTTAAGTTGATTTCGTTAACTCAGGGTCTCTGCAAAAGTCGTGTGACGAAAATTATATCAGATCAATGAAACTAAATGCTACATACCAGAAATTTGTACAGCTGTTCCAAACCTTTGAATGTGATCAAGGATGAGAAGTCTGGGACCAGGGGGGATCTTCACATCTCTAAGTGCACTGGATCAATATAAACATAGAATTTTATTATTGGTAAGGACAACTTTTTGGCATATAGAATTTTATTATTGGTAAGGACAATTTTTTGgcatatcaatattttttttaaatacttaTGTTTTTTCATCTACTGTAGGAAATAAattgaataaaaaatatatatacctgTCATTGAGTAGGGGCAATGTTTGATCAGTAAGAAGACCCTTCTTGAAATTCTTCTCATAGTTCTGAAGCCCTAATTGTTTCAACATATTTCTCCCACGGGAATAGTATATATCTTCACTCGGTGGCTGCGAAAATTTCTGACCAATCTACAAAATAGATTTGTAGGCAAAAAGAATTACAACTGATATCAAATTTATCGCTAAAAAGGATAGTACCAATGGGCCCTAAATCCTAATCCACTGACAGGACATCAAACAAAAATATCAACTAGTTGCAATGCACATGTCTAATGTCAAGTACTAATGAAATTGGTACTCACATCCAGTACTAAAATCTTGAGATAATTCAAGTTGTATAAAAATGGCTTTCATTAGAAAGAGAAACATTGAAATTCTTACCATGAAAAAACCACCTTGAAATACTGCAAAAGCTACACCAGTTGTAATTGCATTAGCAACTGGATTTGGAGACCCCATTCCACTCACAATGGAGAATAAAGCGCCAGAACCAAACGCTGCTGCCATGCTATCGAAATGAGCACTTGTCAATCACgcaggtgaaaaaaaaatcaagtaatcAACACGATTTATATAGATAGTCAATAATCAGCCTTCCAAACTTGTAATATACCCTTCTGGTGATAGAGTCGGCATTTCTTTTTCGGTTTTCAGCACTAATTTATAAATTAGTTTCTTAACTAGTAAAGCATTTAAAGTTTATCATAAGACCCGTAGATGCTTTTGTTATGTTTCTATCTTGAGTTTGTTGAAGATTACAAAATGTACTCGCACCAGTGAGTCAAGTCTTGCTCATTTTGATTTAAGCAGTATAATTTCTTAGGTAGATTTTTCATAAAAACACAGACACGTGGCTTTCAGGTTTCTTACATCTAATATTAGTCAGTCATGAGTGGCTTACACCAATATTaatttgacaaaagaaaaaatcTTAGAAACTCAAACTAGTAGTTATATCGACAACTGGTAAGCAACTCACATgtgggaaagaaagaaagggaatATAGTATATATGAACAGAATAAGATGCATTCGTGCAATAAGTGTACTGGCTTTGCTGCTACTAACGAGTATTTACATGACAGTAAAATAGAACTTGTGAACCCTCACCTGCCCTGGACATCCTCCACTCCTCTTATCCTTCTCATAACACAAGATATTCCTGCATTAGCACCAGTCATGACGGCAAAGTTTCGGGCTTGCACCAGTGGTCCACCTGCCAAAGCCTGaaatacacacaaaaaaaagatCCCGTTATTCTGATTGCTTAGAGGAGAACACAGAATGGTTCCTTTGCAGTTCTTTACATCAAGGATACTGATATAGTGCGACCTTTTAGCTCTACACAGACAATCTTGAGGAACAATAAAGACTATTGCACCAGTAAAACAAATCAAAGCAGAGTGTTTGCTTTCTTAAAATGCTACCACATGCATACAAAAAGCACCCATCTTCCTTTTCTTTAATAAAGTTTGCTTCCTTCGGGAATTGCATCATTATTctcaaatttgaacaaaagaACCCCGACATTGTCGATGCATACCAGATAACCAGTTACCGTCGGTGCTTTATCAAGAAATGTTTGGTCGCTTTATATTCTACTATAATCCTCAACAAGCATCCAAgaaatattaaatttgtttacTGCGCCCCTATTATTCCTATTATTATTGAGTATACTGTATAACTACGAGATGTATAGTATAGGAAGAAGACGAGACCTGCGCCTGCTTGAAGGAGGCGAGGGCGTTGGGGTCGGCcccgggcggcggctgcggcacgGGGAACGGCGACCCGCCGTCCGGCGCGAGCGTGCCCATCAGCCCGCCGAGGGCGCCGCCCTGCACGGccccgacggcggtggcgacggcggcctcgacgTGCGTGGGCTGCTTCGCCAGCCACGCCCGCAGGCCGGCCTCCAGGGTCTTGACGCGGTCGGTCAGCTCCGCGAGCGGGTTGGCCccaccccgcgccgccgcctgcgccgacgCCATCACCACCAGCGGCCGCCTCTTCTGCTGCCCCATCCCTTCCatctcgccgcccgcgcccgcgcccgcgctcgcCTCGACGACGAGAGGGATTGGAGGTGGGGTTGGGGGGGCGGGGAGAAATGGGAAAAGATAGCTGTTGGGTTGCGGGGCGGCTGGTTTATCCCCTCGGATGCTCCGCTCGGCGCTCGCTATAAACCCTCCGCGGCGTCGACGAATTTTCCTCGCGACCAGCTCACTTCTACCCACCCGCCTCTCGTGGATCACATGGGCCGGTTCTTCTGGGCTGGGGGGTGGCACGTTTCTGGGCTGTGTGTTCATACTGGCCTGTGTTGATCTGCTCCTGGACTCCAGGGAAGTAGGGGATCGGCGTCCTTTGcaggaataagtctacttttccTCCCTCATCTTATGCCCCTGGTTGAATCACATCCCTCGGCTGCAAAACTGGGTATAACACATCCCCCAACTtcaaaaaccggtgcaaatagAATCCCCCGGTGGTTTTAATAGCGGTTTCATCCTACATAGCACTTACGTAGCGGGTTGACTTGGTTTTCATCTTACATAGCATcaacgtggcgcttacgtggcattaaattttaaaaaaaaacaaaacgggACCCAAATGTCATTGAGTAAAACAATAAAAGTAAATATTGGGCCCACGTGTTAGTTCATCTTTCTCTTTCCGTTTCTTAGCCACATGTCTccgtaggggtgaaaacggatcggataaTATCTGATCCGATCCGCTTCGAATCCGTTCGAAACGAGGATATGGTATGGGCTTTTCGAAATCCGGGGGATACGGATGCGGATAGTATGAgatggatgcggatgcggatgcggatatgGTGTCTCTAAAATCCGACATTATGTGATAAGCCGTTTGCCGGATAATCCGAgattatcaacatatataaccaCTCTATCTATTCTATATAACATAAGTTGGTACATCCAATGCCCTAATTCATTAATTAACATAGATTTTTAAGTCTAAGGCTTTTATCGTCTCATGTCACACTCACgtagctatattttttatattatggacatcatgtattcatgttgtTTAGCACTTAATCATATACTTATTACGATGGGTCATTTATGGATTATTGTATTATTGTTCCTGAGATTGCTAACTCGATTTTGCATTGATTGCATATACACGTAACATCCGATaaatttaatccattttcaaaccGATTCCGCACTATTTCTGACATCCGAAACAATCcgctccgcatccgcatccgtaCAATATCCGCACCTGCTCCGAATCGGCTTAAAAATTATGGTTTAGGATATGGTATGACCATTATCTGTCCaaatccgctccgttttcatccctatgtCTCCGCAGAGTGATAGGGGATGGATGCCGTCATGCCGGCGAGGGAGCgctcggcggcgagcggcggtgtaTGGCAGCAGTGGCGGCTGTGGGACGGAGAGCAACAACGCGAAGGCGAAGACGAGGTGCGCGAAAGTGGAAGTGGGCTCTGCGCCGCGGAAGTGGGATCAGCGTTCATCACCACCGCCATCTACTATGCCGGTGGCGTCGGGGGCAGGAGCCCCTTCTTCCCTCATCCACCTCGCttgcccccgcccccgcccctccCCTGCCGCCGCTCCTCATCTCTGGGACAATCCTGTACCGGTGCGGAAGAGGAGCCCATGACGTTGGCGACCCCGGTGGAGCCATGGAGGACGACGAGAAGGaggcgccggcgcgcgcgacCGCGACTGCCGGGTGCACGGGCGGAGGCAGAGCTTGTGCAGCGCCGGAGCCTAGAGCCTGGAGGAGGCCATCGGCTTCCGCCAGGAGACGCAGATGGACCTCGTCACCTCGCTCCAGCGCCTCATACCGACCTCGTCCCCTCCCTCGACCGCTCTCGCTGCATCATCGCCTGACCGCCCCTTTGCTCCCATCCCGAACCCCGACGCCGGCCACGGCAAGAGCCCCGCCGCCTCAAgacccaccaccgccgctctcTCCGAGACCAAGTGCGCTCCACCCGCTGTAAGACCTCGCCCTGATCCTCCCCTGCCTCTGTCGCTGctacccccggcggcctcgacgtTGTGCGCACCATGGTCGTCGTGTGCCTCCTGGAGCTCGTCCCCTTCGCCGAGATCAACACCGCACCACTCGCGCGTCGCCTGCAACGGAGAGCTCATTCGCCAGCGAGGTCTAGCGGACTGCTCTCGCTGACCTAGTCGTCGAACTCGGTGGCTTGGCCGCCTCCATTGTAGTCCTCGTCCTCTGGCGGACTTCGCCTCGCCATCGCTGCCGCCATCCACCGGTCACTACCAATTGCTATCCAcctgaagagagagaaaaggaagagggaggagaaagggtagctgacacgtgggcccaaAATTTTTTGTATTGTTTTACgcacttacatgtgggtccatttagatttgtttttattttagtgcCATGCATGCGCCACGTCGATTCCACGTAGGATAAAGACCAAGTCAATCCGCCACGTAGTCCGAAACCACTGG
This window of the Oryza sativa Japonica Group chromosome 4, ASM3414082v1 genome carries:
- the LOC4335747 gene encoding chaperone protein ClpD2, chloroplastic isoform X1 → MEACCCSSSSVPSASILATGAGLRRRFSPAGAGGGGRAVAVAAGRPIRASAALLAAPAPRRRGGVVVRAVFERFTERAVKAVVFSQREARGMGDETVAPHHLLLGLVAEDRSPLGFLASGVRVERAREACRAAVGKEGLAQAPVGLATDVPFSGASKRVFEAAVEFSRNMGCNFISPEHIALGLFNLNDPTTNNVLKSLGVDSSQLAKQALTRVQGELAKDGREPVGLSSFKVREKFTPGGGKSAIVKYSNKNKEKSALALFCLDLTMRASGGLIDPVIGRKDEIERVVQIICRRTKNNPILLGEAGVGKTAIAEGLAHKIANGDVPIFLVGKRILSLDVALLMAGAKERGELEARVTSLIREVRKAGDVILFIDEVHTLIGSGIAGRGSKGAGLDIANLLKPALARGELQCIASTTLDEHRLHFDKDKALARRFQPVLVNEPSQEDAVKILLGLREKYETYHKCKYTLESINAAVYLSARYIADRHLPDKAIDLIDEAGSRARMESFKRKKEEQCSILSKSPDEYWQEIRAVQNMHEVNDQEDAVDIELVGEDKTSPASMLSTSTDKPSLVGSEEIARVTSLWSGIPVQQLTADERKLLVGLDDELRKRVIGQDDAVLAISKAVKRSRVGLNDPDRPIATLIFCGPTGVGKTELTKALAASYFGSESATVRLDMSEYMERHAVSKLIGSPPGYMGFGEGGTLTEAVRRKPFTVVLLDEIEKAHPDIFNILLQIFEDGHLTDSQGRRVSFKNTLIVMTSNVGSTSISNGKRSIGFQTQTDTEEKSYAAMKSLVMEELKAFFRPELLNRIDEVVVFHPLEKTQMLAILNIMLQEVKGRILALGIGLEVSDSMKDLISQHGYDKSYGARPLRRAVTQLVEDVISEAILSGQFKPGDTIMVDTDATGKPCLSRLNDQTVQLSDPTPTL
- the LOC4335747 gene encoding chaperone protein ClpD2, chloroplastic isoform X2, which translates into the protein MEACCCSSSSVPSASILATGAGLRRRFSPAGAGGGGRAVAVAAGRPIRASAALLAAPAPRRRGGVVVRAVFERFTERAVKAVVFSQREARGMGDETVAPHHLLLGLVAEDRSPLGFLASGVRVERAREACRAAVGKEGLAQAPVGLATDVPFSGASKRVFEAAVEFSRNMGCNFISPEHIALGLFNLNDPTTNNVLKSLGVDSSQLAKQALTRVQGELAKDGREPVGLSSFKVREKFTPGGGKSAIVKYSNKNKEKSALALFCLDLTMRASGGLIDPVIGRKDEIERVVQIICRRTKNNPILLGEAGVGKTAIAEGLAHKIANGDVPIFLVGKRILSLDVALLMAGAKERGELEARVTSLIREVRKAGDVILFIDEVHTLIGSGIAGRGSKGAGLDIANLLKPALARGELQCIASTTLDEHRLHFDKDKALARRFQPVLVNEPSQEDAVKILLGLREKYETYHKCKYTLESINAAVYLSARYIADRHLPDKAIDLIDEAGSRARMESFKRKKEEQCSILSKSPDEYWQEIRAVQNMHEVALTNKVKYSLNQNDQEDAVDIELVGEDKTSPASMLSTSTDKPSLVGSEEIARVTSLWSGIPVQQLTADERKLLVGLDDELRKRVIGQDDAVLAISKAVKRSRVGLNDPDRPIATLIFCGPTGVGKTELTKALAASYFGSESATVRLDMSEYMERHAVSKLIGSPPGYMGFGEGGTLTEAVRRKPFTVVLLDEIEKAHPDIFNILLQIFEDGHLTDSQGRRVSFKNTLIVMTSNVGSTSISNGKRSIGFQTQTDTEEKSYAAMKSLMLAILNIMLQEVKGRILALGIGLEVSDSMKDLISQHGYDKSYGARPLRRAVTQLVEDVISEAILSGQFKPGDTIMVDTDATGKPCLSRLNDQTVQLSDPTPTL
- the LOC4335747 gene encoding chaperone protein ClpD2, chloroplastic isoform X3, which codes for MEACCCSSSSVPSASILATGAGLRRRFSPAGAGGGGRAVAVAAGRPIRASAALLAAPAPRRRGGVVVRAVFERFTERAVKAVVFSQREARGMGDETVAPHHLLLGLVAEDRSPLGFLASGVRVERAREACRAAVGKEGLAQAPVGLATDVPFSGASKRVFEAAVEFSRNMGCNFISPEHIALGLFNLNDPTTNNVLKSLGVDSSQLAKQALTRVQGELAKDGREPVGLSSFKVREKFTPGGGKSAIVKYSNKNKEKSALALFCLDLTMRASGGLIDPVIGRKDEIERVVQIICRRTKNNPILLGEAGVGKTAIAEGLAHKIANGDVPIFLVGKRILSLDVALLMAGAKERGELEARVTSLIREVRKAGDVILFIDEVHTLIGSGIAGRGSKGAGLDIANLLKPALARGELQCIASTTLDEHRLHFDKDKALARRFQPVLVNEPSQEDAVKILLGLREKYETYHKCKYTLESINAAVYLSARYIADRHLPDKAIDLIDEAGSRARMESFKRKKEEQCSILSKSPDEYWQEIRAVQNMHEVNDQEDAVDIELVGEDKTSPASMLSTSTDKPSLVGSEEIARVTSLWSGIPVQQLTADERKLLVGLDDELRKRVIGQDDAVLAISKAVKRSRVGLNDPDRPIATLIFCGPTGVGKTELTKALAASYFGSESATVRLDMSEYMERHAVSKLIGSPPGYMGFGEGGTLTEAVRRKPFTVVLLDEIEKAHPDIFNILLQIFEDGHLTDSQGRRVSFKNTLIVMTSNVGSTSISNGKRSIGFQTQTDTEEKSYAAMKSLMLAILNIMLQEVKGRILALGIGLEVSDSMKDLISQHGYDKSYGARPLRRAVTQLVEDVISEAILSGQFKPGDTIMVDTDATGKPCLSRLNDQTVQLSDPTPTL
- the LOC4335747 gene encoding chaperone protein ClpD2, chloroplastic; its protein translation is MEACCCSSSSVPSASILATGAGLRRRFSPAGAGGGGRAVAVAAGRPIRASAALLAAPAPRRRGGVVVRAVFERFTERAVKAVVFSQREARGMGDETVAPHHLLLGLVAEDRSPLGFLASGVRVERAREACRAAVGKEGLAQAPVGLATDVPFSGASKRVFEAAVEFSRNMGCNFISPEHIALGLFNLNDPTTNNVLKSLGVDSSQLAKQALTRVQGELAKDGREPVGLSSFKVREKFTPGGGKSAIVKYSNKNKEKSALALFCLDLTMRASGGLIDPVIGRKDEIERVVQIICRRTKNNPILLGEAGVGKTAIAEGLAHKIANGDVPIFLVGKRILSLDVALLMAGAKERGELEARVTSLIREVRKAGDVILFIDEVHTLIGSGIAGRGSKGAGLDIANLLKPALARGELQCIASTTLDEHRLHFDKDKALARRFQPVLVNEPSQEDAVKILLGLREKYETYHKCKYTLESINAAVYLSARYIADRHLPDKAIDLIDEAGSRARMESFKRKKEEQCSILSKSPDEYWQEIRAVQNMHEVALTNKVKYSLNQNDQEDAVDIELVGEDKTSPASMLSTSTDKPSLVGSEEIARVTSLWSGIPVQQLTADERKLLVGLDDELRKRVIGQDDAVLAISKAVKRSRVGLNDPDRPIATLIFCGPTGVGKTELTKALAASYFGSESATVRLDMSEYMERHAVSKLIGSPPGYMGFGEGGTLTEAVRRKPFTVVLLDEIEKAHPDIFNILLQIFEDGHLTDSQGRRVSFKNTLIVMTSNVGSTSISNGKRSIGFQTQTDTEEKSYAAMKSLVMEELKAFFRPELLNRIDEVVVFHPLEKTQMLAILNIMLQEVKGRILALGIGLEVSDSMKDLISQHGYDKSYGARPLRRAVTQLVEDVISEAILSGQFKPGDTIMVDTDATGKPCLSRLNDQTVQLSDPTPTL
- the LOC4335748 gene encoding chloroplastic import inner membrane translocase subunit HP30-2 produces the protein MEGMGQQKRRPLVVMASAQAAARGGANPLAELTDRVKTLEAGLRAWLAKQPTHVEAAVATAVGAVQGGALGGLMGTLAPDGGSPFPVPQPPPGADPNALASFKQAQALAGGPLVQARNFAVMTGANAGISCVMRRIRGVEDVQGSMAAAFGSGALFSIVSGMGSPNPVANAITTGVAFAVFQGGFFMIGQKFSQPPSEDIYYSRGRNMLKQLGLQNYEKNFKKGLLTDQTLPLLNDSALRDVKIPPGPRLLILDHIQRDPELTKST